The Chamaesiphon minutus PCC 6605 DNA window GTTGAGTTTGCTTGCATAACATTTCCAAACGATCGAGACCAAATTTATCCCCGATCGATCGGGACAAAATCCCAAATAAATGGGGACGTTCGACTCTATTGAATCGAGGTTGACCCGGCTTATATTGATAGACATAGAGCGATAGCAACCAGGAACTTTGATGAATCACCACCGCACGGCAATTGCGATCGGTAGCGTTATGACCGCCCTCGTAGTAGTAACGCCCGCCCAAGCTCAACCTGTCGCACTCACACAGTTGTTCCCCGCACTGGTTGGAGTCAAACTCCAACCCGCACAAACAGCTAGTTTAGCGCAACTCAGTCAGCAGACCTTACCGTTAGTCAGACGGTTGCTCTCTTCCACCCAAGTGCAACAGTTTGATGCTGCACTTGGGCAGGGTCAATCGGTAAGAGCTGCATTATTCTCTCTCGATCTATCGAGATCGCAACAATTTAAATTGTCCCGTAAATTGCAGTCGGTCAAATCGCAACTTAACGAAATTCTCACACCCGAACAACAGCAGCAAGTTATTCAAAATGCACTTGCTTTACCACAACGATCGATTAGGTAGCAAATCGTAACTGAAAGATCTAATTAACTCAGTCAACCATCATAACCAGGAGTTTATCATGCAGAAATCTATTCTCAATCTATCTATTTCGATCGCATTACTAAT harbors:
- a CDS encoding Spy/CpxP family protein refolding chaperone is translated as MNHHRTAIAIGSVMTALVVVTPAQAQPVALTQLFPALVGVKLQPAQTASLAQLSQQTLPLVRRLLSSTQVQQFDAALGQGQSVRAALFSLDLSRSQQFKLSRKLQSVKSQLNEILTPEQQQQVIQNALALPQRSIR